A DNA window from Bacillales bacterium contains the following coding sequences:
- a CDS encoding YdeI family protein: MNPKVDQFINKSKKWKEEYKQLREIVLDCELTEDFKWMHPCYTLDGKNIVLIHGFKEYCAMLFPKGALLKDPEGILIQQTKNVQAARQIRFTHVDEIIEQEATLKAYIREAIEVEKAGLKVDVKKEPEPIPEEFQIKLDENPQLKEAFEGLTPGRQRAYILYFSGAKQSKTRTSRVEKYIPHILDGKGMNDQ, encoded by the coding sequence TTGATCAATTTATTAACAAATCGAAAAAGTGGAAGGAAGAATATAAGCAACTGAGAGAAATCGTTCTCGACTGCGAGCTGACGGAAGATTTTAAGTGGATGCACCCTTGTTACACGCTCGATGGCAAAAACATCGTTTTGATCCATGGCTTCAAAGAGTATTGTGCGATGCTGTTTCCCAAAGGGGCGTTGCTGAAGGATCCTGAGGGAATTCTCATTCAACAAACGAAAAATGTGCAGGCGGCACGTCAGATAAGGTTCACGCATGTTGACGAAATCATTGAGCAAGAAGCGACTTTGAAAGCGTATATTCGGGAAGCCATTGAAGTAGAAAAAGCCGGTTTGAAAGTGGATGTGAAAAAGGAACCCGAACCGATTCCGGAAGAATTTCAAATAAAATTGGATGAAAATCCTCAGTTGAAAGAGGCTTTTGAAGGATTGACGCCGGGACGGCAGCGGGCATATATTCTTTATTTCTCCGGAGCGAAACAATCGAAAACCCGGACTTCCAGGGTTGAAAAATATATCCCGCACATTCTCGACGGCAAGGGAATGAATGATCAGTAG
- a CDS encoding YdeI/OmpD-associated family protein, with product MTSKPKVDSYFTNGCGRCSLAGTSDCKVHKWPEVLAKLRAIVLDCGLTEEQKWGMPCYTFEKKNVVLLSAFKEYCALSFFKGALLKDAHHMLDKPGENTQAARLIRFTHVQEICDLEPVLKAYIHEAVEVEKAGLQVDFKKEPEPIPEEFQIKLDENPQLKEAFEGLTPGRQRAYILYFSGAKQSKTRTSRVENYIPHILDGKGINDR from the coding sequence ATGACTTCGAAACCTAAAGTGGATTCTTATTTTACGAACGGCTGCGGGCGTTGCTCACTCGCGGGTACGTCTGACTGCAAAGTCCACAAATGGCCGGAAGTATTGGCGAAGTTGCGAGCGATCGTGCTTGACTGTGGGCTGACTGAAGAACAGAAATGGGGCATGCCTTGTTACACCTTCGAGAAGAAGAACGTCGTATTGTTAAGCGCTTTTAAAGAGTATTGTGCGCTCAGCTTCTTTAAAGGGGCTTTGTTGAAGGATGCTCATCATATGCTGGACAAACCGGGGGAAAATACGCAAGCAGCACGCCTCATTCGGTTCACCCATGTTCAGGAAATCTGTGATCTAGAGCCTGTATTGAAAGCCTATATTCATGAGGCTGTCGAAGTGGAAAAAGCCGGTCTGCAAGTAGATTTCAAAAAAGAACCCGAACCGATCCCTGAAGAATTTCAAATAAAATTGGATGAAAATCCTCAGTTGAAAGAGGCATTTGAGGGGTTGACGCCGGGACGGCAGCGGGCGTACATTCTTTATTTCTCTGGGGCGAAGCAATCGAAAACCCGGACGTCCCGAGTGGAAAACTATATTCCGCACATTCTCGACGGTAAGGGAATCAATGATCGGTAG